From one Tetragenococcus osmophilus genomic stretch:
- a CDS encoding PTS glucitol/sorbitol transporter subunit IIA has translation MQQGRILKVGEQAVDKEENILIFFGENITEGLRPYSVVQSIDEPEKIELSVGDKILFGQQEYQVTYVGRLVNQNLQTIQHTSFVFSDEPQDKLTSSVYLTPAKLPDISAGMTITYC, from the coding sequence ATGCAACAAGGTAGAATATTAAAAGTTGGCGAACAAGCAGTGGATAAAGAAGAAAATATTCTTATTTTCTTTGGTGAAAACATCACAGAAGGATTACGCCCTTATTCAGTTGTGCAATCTATCGATGAACCTGAAAAGATTGAACTATCTGTTGGCGATAAAATTCTTTTTGGTCAACAAGAATATCAGGTGACTTATGTAGGTCGATTGGTTAATCAAAACTTACAAACGATTCAGCATACATCTTTCGTGTTTTCTGACGAGCCACAGGATAAATTAACGAGTAGTGTTTATTTAACACCGGCTAAGTTACCTGATATTTCTGCGGGAATGACGATTACTTATTGCTAG
- the pnp gene encoding polyribonucleotide nucleotidyltransferase translates to MTKQVFETTWGGRPLQVEVGQLAKQANGAVLVRYGETVVLSAVVASKEAKGTDFFPLTINYEEKMYAVGKIPGGFIKREGRPSTDATLTARLIDRPIRPMFAEGFRNEVQVTNTVMSVEQDCSPAMAAMLGSSLALTISDIPFDGPIAGVEVGRVDGEYILNPTVEQHEQSDIDLTVAGTADAINMVESGAKEVTEADMLGALMFGHSAIQEIVAFEEEVKASCGKEKMDISLLQVDEDLQKTIYDAYYQTMKTAVLTEEKLAREDEIENVKATVKEAYEEQIAALEDDKAEYLAQEVDQIAEDLEKDVVRELITIDKIRPDGRKVDEIRSLSSEVGMLPRTHGSGLFTRGQTQALSVCTLAPLGEHQVIDGLGVEESKRFIHHYNFPKFSVGSTGRAGSPGRREIGHGALGERALSQVIPSEETFPYTIRLVAEVLESNGSSSQASICAGTLALMDAGVPIKAPVAGIAMGLVSDGENYTILTDIQGMEDHLGDMDFKVAGTKDGITALQMDIKIQGITEQILREALAQAKQARMEILQELTTTIAQPREELSTYAPKIEMISIDPEKIKDVIGKGGDVINGIIDETGVKIDIDQEGNVSLASSDAEMIKKAASIIKDLTKEIKPGEVYLGKVVRIEKFGAFVNIAKGKDGLVHISQIANERINKVEDVLHVGDEVLVKVTEIDKQGRINLSRKAMLKDDESDGNKDNNSAKK, encoded by the coding sequence ATGACAAAACAAGTTTTTGAAACAACTTGGGGAGGCCGACCTCTACAAGTAGAAGTGGGACAACTTGCTAAACAAGCGAATGGCGCTGTTTTGGTTCGCTACGGTGAAACAGTAGTGTTAAGTGCGGTAGTGGCATCTAAAGAAGCAAAAGGTACAGACTTTTTCCCACTAACCATTAATTATGAAGAAAAAATGTATGCCGTAGGAAAGATACCAGGAGGGTTTATTAAAAGAGAAGGCCGACCTAGCACTGATGCTACGTTAACGGCTCGTTTAATCGACCGACCTATACGCCCAATGTTTGCTGAAGGTTTTCGTAATGAGGTCCAAGTAACAAACACTGTGATGAGTGTAGAACAAGACTGTTCTCCTGCAATGGCAGCGATGCTAGGTTCTTCTTTAGCTTTAACCATCTCAGATATTCCGTTTGATGGTCCTATTGCTGGGGTAGAAGTTGGACGTGTAGATGGTGAGTATATTTTAAACCCAACTGTAGAACAACACGAACAATCAGATATCGACTTAACAGTTGCTGGAACGGCTGATGCGATTAACATGGTAGAATCAGGGGCAAAAGAAGTTACTGAAGCAGATATGTTAGGTGCTTTGATGTTTGGCCATTCTGCTATCCAAGAAATCGTAGCATTTGAAGAAGAAGTTAAAGCAAGCTGTGGTAAAGAGAAAATGGATATTTCTTTGTTACAAGTAGATGAAGATTTACAAAAAACGATTTATGACGCTTATTATCAAACGATGAAAACGGCTGTTTTAACAGAAGAAAAATTAGCGCGTGAAGACGAAATTGAAAATGTAAAAGCTACGGTTAAGGAAGCTTATGAAGAACAAATTGCCGCATTAGAAGATGATAAAGCAGAATATTTAGCTCAAGAAGTAGACCAAATCGCAGAAGACTTAGAAAAAGATGTGGTACGTGAATTAATCACTATTGATAAAATTCGCCCGGACGGAAGAAAAGTAGATGAAATACGTTCTCTTTCTTCCGAAGTTGGAATGTTACCTCGGACGCATGGGTCAGGGTTATTTACTCGAGGGCAAACACAAGCTTTATCCGTTTGTACTTTAGCTCCTTTAGGTGAACACCAAGTTATTGATGGTTTGGGTGTGGAAGAATCCAAACGTTTTATTCATCATTATAATTTCCCTAAATTTAGTGTGGGATCAACCGGACGTGCAGGTTCCCCTGGCCGAAGAGAAATTGGTCATGGAGCTTTAGGTGAACGGGCATTATCTCAAGTTATTCCAAGTGAAGAAACATTTCCTTATACGATTCGTCTGGTAGCTGAAGTTTTAGAATCTAATGGTTCTTCTTCTCAAGCAAGTATTTGTGCAGGTACCCTTGCTTTGATGGATGCTGGCGTGCCAATCAAAGCCCCAGTTGCTGGTATTGCTATGGGATTAGTTTCAGATGGTGAAAATTATACAATTTTGACTGATATTCAAGGCATGGAAGACCACTTAGGCGATATGGACTTTAAAGTTGCTGGTACAAAAGATGGTATTACAGCTTTACAAATGGACATTAAAATTCAAGGTATTACTGAACAAATTTTGCGTGAAGCTTTAGCTCAAGCTAAACAAGCACGTATGGAAATTTTACAAGAATTAACAACAACAATCGCTCAACCAAGAGAAGAGTTAAGTACTTATGCTCCTAAAATTGAAATGATTTCAATTGATCCTGAAAAAATCAAAGACGTTATCGGAAAAGGCGGAGATGTCATTAACGGTATTATTGATGAAACAGGAGTGAAAATTGATATTGATCAAGAAGGGAATGTTTCTCTTGCTTCTTCTGATGCAGAAATGATTAAAAAGGCTGCATCGATTATTAAAGATCTAACTAAAGAAATAAAACCGGGAGAGGTTTATTTAGGTAAGGTTGTCCGTATTGAAAAATTTGGTGCTTTCGTTAATATTGCTAAAGGTAAAGATGGGCTAGTCCATATTTCGCAGATAGCAAATGAAAGAATAAATAAAGTAGAAGACGTTCTTCATGTGGGTGATGAAGTGCTTGTTAAAGTGACAGAAATCGATAAACAAGGACGTATCAATCTTTCTAGAAAAGCTATGTTAAAAGATGATGAATCAGATGGCAATAAAGATAATAATAGCGCCAAAAAATAA
- a CDS encoding GNAT family N-acetyltransferase — protein sequence MRYHLEPITQNNWRKITQLAVAPSQRELIEDNTESLLEAAYDSSYDWTPIALCVDNRTVGFAMIGAEDKQNKTILFDRFMIDQNEQKQGYGHALFQAVLTYLEDRFKLDHIYIRVHQKNEQAIPFYESFRFALTGEKDPKTGKKLMWREVRS from the coding sequence ATGAGATACCATTTGGAACCGATCACACAAAATAATTGGCGTAAAATTACCCAACTAGCCGTAGCCCCTAGCCAAAGAGAGTTAATTGAAGATAATACTGAGTCTCTTTTAGAAGCTGCTTATGACTCATCTTACGATTGGACACCAATTGCATTGTGCGTAGACAATCGAACCGTTGGATTTGCTATGATCGGAGCAGAGGACAAACAGAATAAGACGATCTTGTTTGACCGCTTCATGATTGACCAAAATGAACAAAAGCAAGGTTATGGCCACGCCCTTTTCCAAGCTGTATTAACTTATTTAGAAGATCGCTTTAAATTAGATCATATCTATATTCGTGTTCACCAAAAAAATGAGCAAGCAATTCCTTTTTATGAGTCTTTCCGTTTTGCACTAACTGGTGAAAAAGACCCAAAAACTGGAAAAAAATTAATGTGGCGTGAAGTCCGCTCGTAA
- a CDS encoding AI-2E family transporter, protein MDKKEKRPFSWFWKWFLDNKFVTGLLIIFLILININLFTKVSYLFFPVWQFLAIVALPIILAGILFYLLNPIVNFFEKRGIRRIYSIIGLFILVAGLIAWGVVVIIPEIREQTTMFIDRLPGYIDTAQNAMDNFFSDPVFDKVQDQITISSERIMSSMTDMVQNLSRTTVQSIGNFFGAVASIFIAIVTMPVILFYLLKDGKKIAPYFVQFLPTKMRQPTLRVLREMNQQVSSYIRGQLTVAFAVAILFMIGFSIIGLDYAITLGVIAGFLNLVPYIGSFLAMVPAIFLGIVGGPVLLIKVLVVFAIEQAIEGRLISPLVLGNQLAIHPVTILFVLLTAGQLFGFFGVVLGVPAYAALKVVITNIFNWYKTISGLYTDEEKIPGDNTEESEK, encoded by the coding sequence ATGGATAAAAAAGAAAAACGACCATTCTCTTGGTTTTGGAAATGGTTTTTAGATAATAAATTTGTAACAGGGTTGTTAATTATTTTCTTAATTTTAATTAACATCAACCTTTTTACTAAAGTATCCTATCTTTTTTTTCCTGTTTGGCAATTTTTGGCTATTGTCGCCTTACCTATTATATTAGCAGGAATTTTGTTTTATTTGTTAAACCCAATTGTGAACTTTTTTGAAAAAAGAGGTATTCGGCGAATTTACAGCATTATTGGTCTATTTATTTTGGTTGCTGGTTTAATTGCTTGGGGAGTTGTGGTCATTATTCCGGAAATACGTGAGCAAACAACGATGTTTATTGATCGTTTGCCAGGCTATATTGATACAGCGCAAAACGCGATGGATAACTTCTTTTCTGATCCGGTTTTTGATAAAGTTCAAGATCAAATTACTATTTCAAGTGAAAGAATTATGTCTTCTATGACAGATATGGTACAAAATCTTTCGAGAACTACTGTACAAAGCATTGGAAACTTTTTTGGTGCCGTTGCCTCCATATTCATTGCTATTGTTACGATGCCGGTCATTTTATTTTATTTACTAAAAGATGGAAAAAAGATTGCTCCTTACTTTGTTCAATTTCTACCTACGAAGATGCGTCAACCTACTTTAAGAGTCTTAAGGGAAATGAACCAACAAGTTTCTTCTTACATTCGAGGCCAGCTAACAGTGGCTTTTGCTGTAGCGATTTTATTTATGATAGGCTTTTCGATTATAGGTTTAGATTATGCCATTACTTTAGGAGTTATTGCTGGCTTTTTAAATTTAGTCCCTTATATTGGGTCATTTTTGGCTATGGTACCAGCAATCTTTCTAGGGATTGTTGGCGGCCCAGTGTTGTTAATCAAAGTATTAGTAGTATTTGCTATTGAACAAGCAATTGAAGGACGTTTAATTTCACCTTTAGTGTTAGGAAATCAATTAGCTATTCATCCAGTAACGATTTTATTTGTATTATTGACAGCAGGGCAACTTTTTGGTTTTTTTGGTGTTGTTTTAGGTGTTCCAGCTTATGCTGCATTAAAGGTAGTCATCACAAATATTTTTAACTGGTATAAGACGATTTCAGGTTTGTATACGGATGAAGAAAAAATTCCAGGTGACAATACAGAGGAATCAGAGAAATAA
- a CDS encoding NAD-dependent protein deacylase yields MSELNELLHAAQKIVFLTGAGVSTASGIPDYRSKNGLYSTGGSPEYLLSHDCLVNEPEKHYEFVKNNMIHTDAQPNVIHEKMAEFTRNNKADIITQNVDGLHLAAGADAQHLVEFHGNIYHIYCQKCGHTVSLDEYLTSMYHKDCGGILRTDIVLYEEAIDMQKVEKAVTAISQADLLVVVGTSFVVYPFASLVQYAGPDTKMVAVNRDAITLPPKGKMITGDAVKEFEQVEI; encoded by the coding sequence ATGAGCGAATTAAATGAATTATTACATGCAGCACAAAAAATCGTATTTTTGACTGGAGCTGGTGTTTCGACGGCTTCAGGGATTCCCGATTATCGTTCAAAGAATGGATTATACTCTACAGGCGGCTCTCCAGAATATTTATTAAGCCATGATTGTTTGGTTAATGAACCCGAAAAACATTATGAGTTTGTGAAAAACAATATGATTCATACAGATGCCCAACCAAACGTTATTCATGAAAAAATGGCTGAATTTACTCGTAATAATAAAGCAGATATCATCACGCAAAATGTGGACGGCTTACATCTTGCCGCTGGAGCTGACGCGCAGCATTTGGTTGAATTTCATGGTAATATTTATCATATTTATTGCCAAAAGTGTGGTCATACTGTTTCATTAGATGAATATTTAACAAGTATGTACCATAAAGATTGCGGAGGTATTTTACGTACAGATATCGTCTTATATGAAGAAGCCATCGATATGCAAAAGGTTGAAAAAGCTGTTACAGCAATCAGTCAAGCAGATTTGCTTGTTGTGGTGGGAACTTCTTTTGTTGTCTATCCTTTTGCAAGCTTAGTTCAATATGCTGGCCCTGATACGAAAATGGTGGCTGTTAACCGTGATGCTATTACACTCCCTCCAAAAGGGAAAATGATCACAGGAGACGCAGTAAAAGAATTTGAACAAGTTGAAATTTAA
- a CDS encoding rhodanese-like domain-containing protein gives MQSITIQDFRSLLGEPIAILDIRDKGAYKENHLPEAISMPTTSLPNRLDELDKNTTYYILSHSGRRSEIIAEFLNNQGFQAIHVIGGMKALKTAAA, from the coding sequence ATGCAATCAATTACCATACAAGACTTTCGTTCATTGCTTGGAGAGCCTATTGCTATTTTGGATATTCGAGATAAAGGCGCTTATAAGGAAAATCATCTACCAGAAGCGATCTCTATGCCAACAACTAGCTTACCCAACCGTTTGGATGAACTAGATAAAAATACAACTTATTATATTCTCAGCCACTCAGGACGACGTTCTGAAATTATTGCTGAATTTTTAAACAACCAAGGTTTCCAAGCAATTCACGTAATCGGTGGAATGAAGGCTTTGAAAACAGCGGCCGCTTAA
- the sufD gene encoding Fe-S cluster assembly protein SufD: MENQLVDYLDAVNAFSSYKNEPSWMQEIRQEALKKADNLDLPRIERVRYDHWPLFTIDEKNLAKNNGNVNNSTPFFEKKEGPTLVQRDENVIFEQLSQELVAKGVIFTDIFTAMQKYPDLVNQYYMTTSVHSDEDKVTATHAAFMNGGLFLYVPKNVVIEQPIEALFYHSADVPAHFYKHVLIVAEENSEFSYLERFITENHTDKKSSGNIIVEVIAKPEAKIKFSGIDQLGKNLTAYIKRRGYLLRNASIDWALGVMNEGDVIGDFDSVLEGEGSHAEVKAVAISAGNQNQAIDTRVTNKAAHSIGHILQHGVIRDRAALTFNGIGHILQGAKGSDAQQESRVLMLSNKARGDANPILLIDENEVTAGHAASVGRVDPEEMYYLMSRGLPREEAERLVIRGFLSSVLTEIPIKEVEKELLSVIERKLDA; encoded by the coding sequence ATGGAAAATCAATTAGTCGATTATCTTGATGCAGTTAATGCTTTTTCTTCTTATAAAAATGAACCTAGCTGGATGCAAGAAATACGTCAAGAGGCTTTAAAAAAAGCTGATAATTTAGATTTACCTAGAATTGAGCGAGTACGCTATGATCATTGGCCATTGTTTACTATTGATGAAAAAAATTTAGCTAAAAACAATGGAAATGTTAATAACTCAACTCCTTTTTTTGAAAAGAAAGAAGGTCCTACGTTAGTCCAACGAGATGAAAATGTTATTTTTGAACAACTGTCACAAGAGTTAGTGGCTAAAGGCGTAATTTTTACAGATATATTTACTGCAATGCAAAAATATCCAGATTTAGTGAATCAATATTATATGACCACGTCCGTTCACTCTGATGAAGATAAGGTCACGGCTACGCATGCTGCTTTTATGAATGGAGGCTTGTTTTTGTATGTCCCTAAAAACGTGGTGATAGAACAGCCTATCGAAGCTCTTTTTTATCATAGCGCGGATGTGCCAGCTCATTTTTATAAACACGTGTTAATTGTAGCAGAAGAAAATAGTGAGTTTAGTTACCTTGAGCGATTTATAACTGAAAACCATACAGATAAAAAATCCTCAGGAAATATTATTGTAGAAGTGATTGCTAAACCAGAAGCTAAAATTAAATTTTCTGGAATAGACCAGTTGGGAAAGAATCTTACTGCTTACATCAAACGTCGTGGATACTTATTAAGAAATGCCTCCATTGACTGGGCGTTAGGCGTTATGAATGAGGGAGATGTTATTGGCGATTTTGATTCTGTTTTAGAAGGTGAAGGTTCCCATGCAGAAGTAAAGGCGGTGGCTATTAGTGCAGGGAATCAGAATCAAGCTATTGATACGCGAGTAACCAATAAAGCAGCTCATTCAATTGGGCATATCTTACAACATGGAGTGATTCGCGATCGTGCTGCGCTCACTTTTAACGGAATAGGTCACATTTTGCAAGGAGCAAAAGGTTCAGATGCCCAACAAGAAAGCCGAGTGTTGATGCTTTCTAATAAAGCGCGTGGCGATGCCAATCCTATTTTATTAATTGACGAAAACGAGGTTACAGCTGGGCATGCGGCTAGTGTAGGAAGAGTAGATCCTGAAGAGATGTATTATCTAATGAGCCGTGGTTTACCCAGAGAAGAGGCAGAGCGATTAGTGATACGAGGCTTTTTAAGCTCAGTGTTAACAGAAATCCCAATAAAAGAAGTAGAAAAAGAGTTGCTCAGTGTTATTGAAAGGAAGTTAGATGCATGA
- the sufC gene encoding Fe-S cluster assembly ATPase SufC — MAVLEIKDLHVAIEDKEILKGVNLTLNTNEIHAVMGPNGTGKSTLSAAIMGNPNYEVTQGEVLYDGQNVLELEVDERARLGLFTAMQYPSEIPGITNAEFMRASINAKRAENEQIPVMQFIKELDQKMELLNMPEEMAERYLNEGFSGGEKKRNEILQLLMLKPTFAILDEIDSGLDIDALKVVAKGINAMRGENFGGLIITHYQRLLNYITPDVVHIMMDGRVVLTGDAELAKRLENEGYAGISKELGINYKEEKA; from the coding sequence ATGGCCGTTTTAGAAATTAAAGATTTACATGTAGCCATCGAAGATAAAGAAATTTTAAAAGGGGTAAATCTCACACTTAATACTAATGAAATTCATGCAGTGATGGGGCCTAACGGTACAGGCAAGTCTACCTTGTCGGCAGCTATTATGGGAAACCCTAATTATGAAGTTACACAAGGGGAAGTTTTATACGACGGGCAAAATGTTTTAGAATTGGAAGTGGATGAACGAGCACGCTTAGGTTTATTTACTGCTATGCAATACCCAAGTGAAATCCCGGGGATTACAAATGCAGAATTTATGCGCGCTTCGATTAATGCTAAAAGAGCAGAAAATGAACAAATTCCAGTGATGCAGTTTATTAAAGAATTAGATCAAAAAATGGAATTATTAAACATGCCAGAAGAAATGGCTGAGCGTTACTTAAATGAAGGATTTTCTGGTGGAGAAAAAAAGCGCAATGAGATTTTACAGTTATTAATGCTAAAACCAACGTTTGCTATTTTAGATGAAATCGATTCAGGGCTTGATATTGACGCATTGAAAGTGGTTGCCAAAGGAATAAACGCTATGCGAGGAGAAAACTTTGGAGGACTAATTATTACCCACTATCAGCGTTTATTAAATTATATTACTCCAGATGTCGTCCATATTATGATGGATGGACGCGTCGTTTTAACTGGTGATGCAGAATTAGCAAAACGGTTGGAAAATGAAGGATATGCGGGGATTAGTAAGGAGCTAGGGATTAATTATAAGGAAGAAAAAGCTTAA
- the rpsO gene encoding 30S ribosomal protein S15, which produces MAISQERKTEIIDQFARHEGDTGSPEVQIAVLTADITALNEHLREHKKDHHSRRGLMKKIGHRRNLLAYLRSKDVTRYRELIRALGLRR; this is translated from the coding sequence ATGGCAATTTCACAAGAACGCAAAACTGAAATTATCGACCAATTTGCACGTCATGAAGGAGATACTGGCTCACCAGAAGTTCAAATCGCTGTTTTGACTGCAGATATCACTGCGTTAAATGAACATCTTCGTGAACATAAAAAGGATCACCATTCACGACGTGGTTTGATGAAAAAAATCGGACATCGTCGTAACCTTTTGGCTTATTTGCGTAGTAAAGATGTAACTCGTTACCGCGAATTGATCCGAGCTTTAGGCTTACGTCGTTAA
- the sufU gene encoding Fe-S cluster assembly sulfur transfer protein SufU: MALSKLENLYRQIILDHSSHPHNHGVLENFSQSTEMNNPTCGDVIHLELQLKDGMIEEIAFSGQGCSISTASASMMTEIVKGQTVEKATTLAEEFSLLVQGKEVTNVEELGDAEILQGVSKFPARIKCATLPWEALKKVIANSAQK; the protein is encoded by the coding sequence ATGGCTCTTTCTAAATTAGAAAATTTATATCGACAAATTATTTTAGACCATTCGAGTCACCCTCATAACCATGGAGTATTAGAAAATTTTAGCCAATCTACAGAAATGAATAACCCAACTTGTGGTGATGTTATTCATTTAGAGCTGCAACTCAAAGATGGGATGATCGAAGAAATTGCTTTTTCCGGACAAGGGTGTTCAATTTCAACAGCGAGTGCTTCAATGATGACGGAAATTGTTAAAGGACAGACAGTTGAAAAAGCAACCACTTTAGCAGAAGAATTTTCTTTATTAGTGCAAGGAAAAGAGGTAACAAATGTCGAAGAACTAGGGGATGCTGAGATCCTTCAGGGTGTTTCTAAATTTCCTGCTAGGATTAAATGTGCTACACTTCCTTGGGAAGCTTTAAAAAAAGTGATAGCCAATTCTGCTCAAAAATAA
- a CDS encoding cysteine desulfurase, with product MINVEKLRQDFPILAQNVNEESLVYLDNAATTQMPDPILQTMKTYYHKDHANVHRGVHTLAQRATEKYETAREKVRQFIHANEIAEVLFTKGTTSSLNWLARSFGDRFINEGDEIVLSYMEHHSNIVPWQQLAKRKKAVLKYISLTEDGFLDMEDARRQITEKTAIVAIAHASNVLGVINPIAELTELVHKHQGVIVVDGAQAVPHMPVNVKELDVDFYAFSGHKMLGPTGIGVLYGKRYWLEQMEPVEFGGEMIDFVYLQESTWAELPWKFEAGTPNIAGGIGLGSAIGYLNEISLEEIYHHEKELIHYVLPRLEAIEGLTVYGPSEPVDHTGVIAFNLDGLHPHDLATALDMQGVAVRAGHHCAQPLLNYLDTMATARASFYLYNTKDDADRLIESIKEAKEFFRHGSF from the coding sequence ATGATAAATGTTGAAAAACTACGTCAGGACTTTCCAATTTTAGCGCAAAATGTTAATGAAGAATCGCTGGTGTATTTAGATAACGCAGCAACTACTCAAATGCCAGATCCCATTTTACAAACGATGAAAACATATTACCATAAAGACCATGCTAATGTTCATCGTGGTGTTCATACTTTAGCACAACGAGCAACTGAGAAATACGAAACTGCAAGAGAAAAAGTACGTCAGTTTATTCATGCAAATGAAATAGCAGAAGTACTCTTTACGAAAGGAACAACTTCTAGCTTGAATTGGTTGGCAAGAAGTTTTGGCGATCGTTTCATAAATGAAGGAGATGAAATTGTTCTTTCTTATATGGAACATCATTCCAATATTGTGCCTTGGCAACAATTGGCAAAAAGAAAAAAAGCTGTTCTAAAATATATTTCTTTGACCGAAGACGGTTTTTTGGATATGGAAGACGCTAGACGACAAATTACTGAAAAGACAGCTATTGTTGCAATTGCTCATGCTTCTAATGTATTAGGTGTAATAAATCCAATTGCTGAATTGACAGAATTAGTTCATAAACATCAAGGCGTTATTGTCGTAGACGGAGCGCAAGCGGTTCCTCATATGCCTGTTAATGTCAAAGAATTAGATGTGGATTTTTATGCTTTTTCTGGACATAAGATGCTTGGGCCTACAGGTATCGGCGTTTTATATGGGAAACGATACTGGTTAGAACAAATGGAACCTGTAGAGTTTGGTGGAGAAATGATTGATTTTGTTTATCTGCAAGAAAGTACTTGGGCTGAGTTGCCTTGGAAATTTGAAGCAGGTACACCAAATATTGCAGGTGGCATTGGTTTAGGTTCTGCGATTGGTTACTTAAACGAGATAAGTCTTGAAGAAATTTATCATCATGAAAAAGAACTAATCCACTATGTTTTGCCTCGGCTAGAAGCAATTGAAGGCTTAACAGTTTATGGTCCCTCTGAGCCAGTGGACCATACAGGGGTGATTGCTTTTAATTTAGATGGGCTGCATCCACATGATTTAGCAACAGCTTTAGATATGCAAGGTGTTGCAGTCCGAGCTGGACACCACTGTGCACAACCTCTTTTAAATTATTTAGATACGATGGCAACTGCACGAGCAAGTTTTTACTTATATAATACAAAAGACGATGCTGACCGTTTAATTGAGTCCATTAAAGAAGCAAAGGAGTTTTTTAGACATGGCTCTTTCTAA